From the genome of Podospora pseudoanserina strain CBS 124.78 chromosome 7 map unlocalized CBS124.78p_7.2, whole genome shotgun sequence, one region includes:
- a CDS encoding uncharacterized protein (EggNog:ENOG503PQHZ) gives MAQQFESQPLSDIGDSDNDLDSLFGDGLDPETDLSSLLFEEVTSDPAIQLQPSSSPPATSSEPRCELTLPRVQEEPVSQLTLPVVPDPLGAPLSLQDGHTSGGLVVSSTRYPHNDLPSTGAAVSGELEFLLSDAHVDLATDADWQAELQKLSEVNWAGLNQDQHVNAPTDAPEDVHQMIPTSYGENMQEFSVISIQQIHGLRYSTTAANSMVKLPRRMDEETQLAKIWEYITLRRNQKYEELYSLLELPVGEGKYLKKDLHQYLEAEQLAEVIQRIRCEKRHNGAHTKMFVVKLAYQILAKEGWGARWFGAGNANASARTRTLFWPEDSTTLLFYFAMFVYRVQDNLKSRITQQNSLARRKRDDTSRTTTPSVDQPQVSTPETECQFDTTPTTSRPCTPPDQRAPAMQTLWDSADLAVSAQRAQRSAQLPSPPTGESSPIPIRQVLETAPPEPEIPPQNGQSFFASLVSEVTINKKRKRAQALAGLQDPDIYEVEIPPNAKLTYRVFVKDGADSSDLVDTPFEFKHTDSIILEGAFDGLMASFEQAQYRRPHMWIQTPYGRRMITTSEEWDQAVLLIYNLRRAGGLVEVDVFV, from the exons ATGGCCCAGCAATTTGAATCTCAACCTCTCTCCGACATTGGAGATAGCGACAACGACTTGGATTCGCTTTTCGGCGACGGCCTTGATCCCGAGACGGACCTCTCTTCACTTTTATTCGAAGAAGTCACCTCGGACCCCGCCATCCAACTACAgccatcctcgtcaccaccggcgaCTTCATCAGAGCCCCGATGCGAGCTCACTCTGCCAAGGGTACAAGAAGAGCCTGTTTCTCAGCTCACTTTGCCCGTTGTCCCTGATCCTCTTGGTGCCCCTTTATCGCTCCAAGATGGACACACTTCAGGTGGCCTCGTGGTTAGTAGCACCCGATATCCTCACAATGACCTTCCTAGTACCGGAGCTGCGGTATCAGGAGAGCTCGAGTTCCTGCTCAGCGACGCTCACGTGGACCTGGCCACGGATGCAGACTGGCAGGCCGAACTCCAGAAGCTCTCGGAGGTCAACTGGGCGGGTCTAAATCAAGATCAGCATGTTAATGCCCCTACAGATGCGCCGGAAGATGTCCATCAGATGATCCCAACATCCTATGGGGAGAATATGCAAGAATTTTCTGTCATTTCTATTCAACAGATTCACGGCCTTCGCTATTCGACCACTGCAGCAAACAGCATGGTCAAGCTGCCGCGCCGCATGGACGAGGAAACCCAGCTTGCTAAAATCTGGGAATACATCACCCTCA GACGAAACCAGAAATACGAAGAGCTCTACAGTCTGCTTGAGCTGCCCGTGGGTGAAGGCAAGTACTTGAAGAAGGACCTGCACCAGTATCTTGAGGCCGAGCAGCTTGCCGAAGTCATTCAACGCATAAGATGTGAGAAAAGGCATAACGGCGCACACACCAAGATGTTTGTGGTGAAGCTGGCATACCAGATACTGGCGAAAGAAGGCTGGGGAGCACGTTGGTTTGGTGCTGGGAATGCGAATGCAAGTGCCAGAACCAGAACTCTGTTTTGGCCCGAGGACTCGACAACCCTTCTGTTCTACTTCGCCATGTTTGTCTACCGCGTTCAGGACAACCTCAAATCCAGAATCACTCAGCAAAATAGCCTCGCACGCCGGAAGAGGGACGACACATCGCGGACAACCACACCTTCGGTTGATCAACCACAAGTCAGCACCCCGGAGACAGAGTGCCAGTTTGATACCACTCCTACCACCTCGCGACCGTGCACTCCCCCGGACCAACGGGCTCCTGCAATGCAGACCTTGTGGGACAGTGCCGACCTCGCTGTATCAGCGCAGAGAGCTCAGCGCTCAGCCCAgctcccctctccacctaCAGGAGAATCATCTCCTATCCCGATTCGCCAGGTCCTCGAAACAGCACCACCCGAGCCAGAAATTCCACCGCAAAACGGCCAGTCTTTCTTTGCCTCTCTGGTGAGTGAGGTGACCATCAACAAAAAGCGCAAGCGGGCCCAAGCCCTGGCCGGGCTTCAGGATCCGGATATATATGAGGTTGAGATCCCGCCCAACGCCAAGCTCACCTACCGCGTCTTTGTCAAAGATGGAGCCGATAGCAGCGACCTGGTCGACACCCCCTTTGAGTTCAAGCACACCGACTCGATAATATTAGAAGGTGCCTTTGACGGGCTGATGGCGTCGTTTGAGCAAGCGCAGTATAGAAGACCGCACATGTGGATACAGACGCCGtatgggaggaggatgattaCCACGTCGGAGGAATGGGACCAGGCTGTCTTGCTGATTTATAATCTGAGGAGGGCTGGAGGTCTagtggaggtggatgtttttgtttga